The following proteins are encoded in a genomic region of Chryseobacterium cucumeris:
- the hisG gene encoding ATP phosphoribosyltransferase yields MSKLKIAIQKSGRLYEESLQLLKDCGIFVNNGKDQLKVSVDNFPMEIMYLRNSDIPQYLEDGVVDVAILGENLLVEKGKNIKTIQKLGFSKCRVSLAVPKEIETDELSYFQGKKIATSYPNTLKNFLENQGIVSDIHVISGSVEIAPNIGLADGICDIVSSGSTLFKNGLRETVTLLKSEAVLAQTPQLSAEKEAILEKFVFRIKAVLKAKNSKYILMNVPNEKIRKVADVLPVLKSPTVIPLAEEGWSSIHSVIDEERFWEVIDELKENGAQDILIIPIDKMVI; encoded by the coding sequence ATGAGTAAATTAAAAATTGCAATCCAAAAAAGCGGCCGGCTGTACGAAGAATCTCTTCAGCTTCTCAAAGACTGCGGAATCTTCGTCAACAACGGTAAAGACCAGCTCAAAGTTTCAGTAGATAACTTTCCGATGGAAATCATGTATCTCCGGAACTCAGACATCCCGCAATACCTCGAAGACGGGGTGGTGGATGTGGCCATTCTTGGCGAAAATCTTCTGGTTGAAAAAGGTAAAAACATCAAAACTATCCAGAAGCTTGGTTTTTCAAAATGCCGTGTTTCACTGGCTGTTCCCAAAGAAATAGAAACTGATGAGCTCTCTTATTTTCAGGGTAAAAAAATTGCGACCTCTTATCCTAACACCCTCAAAAACTTTTTAGAAAACCAGGGAATTGTATCAGACATTCACGTCATTTCGGGTTCTGTAGAAATAGCTCCTAATATCGGTCTGGCGGACGGAATATGTGATATTGTGAGTTCCGGAAGTACTCTATTTAAAAACGGATTAAGAGAAACAGTCACTTTGCTGAAATCGGAGGCAGTTTTGGCTCAAACGCCTCAATTATCAGCTGAAAAAGAAGCCATTCTTGAAAAATTTGTATTCAGAATCAAAGCAGTTTTAAAAGCAAAAAATTCAAAATACATTCTGATGAATGTTCCCAACGAAAAAATCCGGAAAGTAGCTGATGTTCTTCCTGTTTTAAAGAGTCCTACGGTGATCCCGCTTGCAGAAGAAGGCTGGAGCAGTATTCATTCTGTGATTGATGAAGAGCGTTTCTGGGAAGTGATTGATGAACTGAAAGAAAATGGTGCTCAGGATATCTTAATCATTCCAATTGATAAAATGGTTATTTAA
- a CDS encoding glycosyltransferase family 4 protein: MKIAFDAKRFFHNTSGLGNYSRDLVRILSEYEPENEYLLLNKNKSERGKDILERPNVHFIETSKGNFSRQLKMGKDAQKQDSDIFHGLSGELPLKWDSKPIKKVVTIHDLIFVRYPQYYSFFDRKIHFWKFKKAVDTADKIIAISEQTKRDIIQYLKVSETKIEVIYQGCHHAFKEQQSPELMKAVKEKFKLPERFVLNVGTIEDRKNLLNVVKAINGTEIPLVVVGRKTGYYQKIERFLKRNKMEKQVLFLEGVSMDELACLYKLADIFVYPSFFEGFGIPVIEALFSKTVVVTSNTSCLPEAGGKDSVYINPDNDLDIRAKLKFLWENESERKRREEKGFEFVQKFNDEPIAKELINFYQKIL, translated from the coding sequence TCGAGAGATCTTGTAAGAATTCTTTCCGAATATGAACCGGAGAATGAATATCTGTTATTGAACAAAAATAAGTCCGAGAGAGGGAAAGATATTCTGGAACGCCCGAATGTTCACTTTATTGAAACCTCAAAAGGAAACTTTTCACGTCAGCTGAAAATGGGTAAAGATGCCCAGAAGCAGGACTCAGATATTTTCCATGGATTATCGGGTGAACTTCCTTTAAAATGGGATTCAAAACCTATAAAAAAGGTCGTTACCATTCATGATCTGATCTTCGTAAGATATCCGCAGTATTATTCTTTTTTTGACAGGAAAATCCATTTCTGGAAATTCAAAAAAGCAGTTGATACCGCTGATAAAATCATTGCGATTTCGGAACAGACCAAAAGAGATATTATTCAGTATTTAAAAGTTTCTGAAACTAAAATTGAAGTCATTTATCAGGGCTGTCATCATGCTTTTAAAGAACAGCAGTCTCCGGAATTGATGAAAGCTGTCAAAGAGAAATTTAAGCTTCCCGAAAGGTTTGTACTGAATGTTGGAACCATCGAAGACCGCAAAAATCTTCTGAATGTTGTAAAAGCGATCAACGGTACAGAAATTCCATTGGTTGTGGTGGGACGAAAAACCGGATACTATCAGAAAATAGAACGCTTTCTGAAAAGAAACAAAATGGAAAAACAGGTGCTTTTCCTTGAAGGCGTTTCTATGGATGAGCTGGCCTGTCTCTATAAACTGGCAGATATTTTTGTTTATCCTAGCTTCTTTGAAGGCTTTGGAATCCCTGTCATTGAGGCACTTTTCTCGAAAACTGTTGTCGTTACTAGCAATACCAGCTGTCTGCCGGAAGCGGGAGGAAAAGACTCTGTGTACATCAATCCGGACAATGATCTCGATATTCGCGCCAAACTTAAATTTCTCTGGGAAAATGAATCCGAGAGAAAACGCCGTGAAGAAAAGGGTTTCGAGTTTGTTCAGAAGTTTAATGACGAACCCATTGCAAAGGAGCTGATAAATTTTTATCAAAAAATTCTCTGA